The Neodiprion fabricii isolate iyNeoFabr1 chromosome 4, iyNeoFabr1.1, whole genome shotgun sequence genome window below encodes:
- the LOC124179981 gene encoding uncharacterized protein LOC124179981 isoform X2 gives MKLLLVLVVLISRVSGSSKMDDHALNLTSVSAKTLPAVENAMKVNEGRLKIDNEIRKKCEPQPDYRAYIECLLQETKRKKRQCGPTLCGGYQTCYGSSCMPTNQQQQSNCPGTGCAQNGQPTCSGFGCVFFGHKCQGNGCIQIGETCYGIGCTPPQIVQIGTPSQVKEGAENDGNQPATNNRPMGQNYELLNDSAEIPNVQPENADVTALRKEIAEIRDQLRSVKEQNDRLIEITEKATTLILSGNEERERDRDREFDEPILAHNLTTSIDISNYVNNTNVINVPSQLSKNGDNYHRERSEPDKTVPGFNSNPSQLQGTTGNSATETKSHCCVVVRPKTCRTTWQPPYVVCGQKKHRTCGSHCYGKQVVHSQVRPECVRNATENCVSYHPAPYVPTYPVYPATGFYPPTPTYYPVVGAAQYYPVYAPAPMPIYAPVSGPIYEQPTSMLYPSQTGSWNLGEDSDYADECEDCETQEGQVITEECPDGTAECNPVVKKGQEDDRNNFEDSLSVSQPGRGDTTFGNSVEKRKPEDLKTLPEESGFDPLAQLHQVGKEAQAIKRSEDQLTTSLGMLEEAVELKRLEEKDKAARSADGGKSEPKSESQAREETQPPFATINSN, from the exons AAGTTGCTGCTGGTCCTGGTGGTCCTGATCTCTAGAGTGTCAGGGTCCTCTAAGATGGATGATCATGCCTTAAACCTTACCTCAGTATCCGCGAAGACGTTACCAGCGGTGGAGAACGCTATGAAAGTGAACGAGGGGAGATTAAAGATCGATAATGAGATCAGAAAAAAGTGCGAACCGCAGCCGGACTATCGAGCTTACATAGAGTGCCTTCTGCAGGAGACAAAGCGGAAAAAACGACAGTGCGGTCCGACTTTGTGCGGAGGTTATCAGACGTGTTATGGGAGCAGTTGCATGCCGACTAATCAGCAACAGCAGTCAAACTGTCCGGGAACAGGATGCGCGCAAAACGGACAGCCAACCTGCTCAGGATTTGGCTGCGTCTTCTTCGGGCACAAGTGCCAAGGAAACGGGTGCATCCAGATCGGTGAAACCTGCTACGGAATCGGCTGCACTCCTCCTCAGATTGTCCAGATCGGTACTCCTAGTCAGGTCAAAGAAGGCGCGGAAAACGACGGGAACCAGCCTGCAACTAATAACAGACCCATGGGACAGAATTACGAACTTTTGAATGACAGTGCAGAGATTCCAAATGTACAACCGGAGAACGCTGACGTGACTGCTCTCCGCAAGGAGATTGCGGAAATTAGAGATCAACTGAGGTCCGTTAAGGAGCAGAACGACAGGCTGATCGAGATCACCGAAAAGGCCACGACGCTTATACTGTCTGGTAACGAGGAGCGGGAGAGGGACAGGGACAGGGAATTCGACGAACCGATATTGGCGCACAACTTGACCACCAGTATCGACATCAGCAATTACGTAAACAACACGAACGTCATTAACGTGCCTTCCCAACTTTCGAAGAACGGTGATAATTATCATCGGGAGCGAAGTGAGCCCGACAAAACCGTTCCTGGCTTCAACTCCAACCCATCACA GCTCCAGGGTACCACTGGAAATTCTGCAACCGAAACCAAGTCACACTGCTGTGTCGTCGTGCGGCCTAAGACGTGTCGCACCACTTGGCAGCCTCCATACGTCGTCTGCGGACAGAAGAAGCATCGGACTTGCGGATCGCATTGCTATGGTAAACAAGTCGTTCATAGTCAGGTGCGGCCGGAGTGCGTCAGGAATGCTACTG AAAACTGCGTCAGCTATCATCCCGCTCCCTACGTACCAACTTACCCGGTGTATCCAGCCACCGGTTTTTACCCTCCGACCCCGACGTACTATCCGGTTGTTGGAGCTGCTCAGTATTATCCAGTCTACGCACCGGCACCGATGCCAATTTATGCCCCGGTCTCAGGGCCAATTTACGAACAGCCAACATCGATGCTGTATCCTTCGCAAACGGGGTCCTGGAACCTCGGCGAGGACTCCGATTACGCGGATGAGTGCGAAGACTGCGAAACACAGGAG GGTCAAGTTATAACCGAAGAATGCCCGGACGGAACTGCCGAATGTAACCCAGTTGTGAAAAAGG GTCAGGAAGACGATCGGAACAACTTCGAGGATAGCCTGTCAGTTTCGCAACCAGGACGCGGCGACACGACTTTCGGAAACTCCGTCGAGAAGAGGAAACCCGAAGATCTGAAAACGCTGCCAGAAGAATCTGGGTTCGATCCGTTGGCCCAGCTTCACCAGGTGGGGAAGGAGGCTCAGGCCATCAAGCGATCGGAGGATCAGCTGACCACCTCTTTGGGGATGCTGGAAGAAGCCGTGGAGCTGAAAAGGCTCGAGGAAAAGGATAAAGCGGCGCGGAGCGCAGACGGGGGAAAATCTGAACCCAAGAGCGAAAGCCAAGCCAGAGAAGAAACGCAGCCACCTTTTGCCACGATTAATTCCAATTGA
- the LOC124179981 gene encoding uncharacterized protein LOC124179981 isoform X1, producing MQKLLLVLVVLISRVSGSSKMDDHALNLTSVSAKTLPAVENAMKVNEGRLKIDNEIRKKCEPQPDYRAYIECLLQETKRKKRQCGPTLCGGYQTCYGSSCMPTNQQQQSNCPGTGCAQNGQPTCSGFGCVFFGHKCQGNGCIQIGETCYGIGCTPPQIVQIGTPSQVKEGAENDGNQPATNNRPMGQNYELLNDSAEIPNVQPENADVTALRKEIAEIRDQLRSVKEQNDRLIEITEKATTLILSGNEERERDRDREFDEPILAHNLTTSIDISNYVNNTNVINVPSQLSKNGDNYHRERSEPDKTVPGFNSNPSQLQGTTGNSATETKSHCCVVVRPKTCRTTWQPPYVVCGQKKHRTCGSHCYGKQVVHSQVRPECVRNATENCVSYHPAPYVPTYPVYPATGFYPPTPTYYPVVGAAQYYPVYAPAPMPIYAPVSGPIYEQPTSMLYPSQTGSWNLGEDSDYADECEDCETQEGQVITEECPDGTAECNPVVKKGQEDDRNNFEDSLSVSQPGRGDTTFGNSVEKRKPEDLKTLPEESGFDPLAQLHQVGKEAQAIKRSEDQLTTSLGMLEEAVELKRLEEKDKAARSADGGKSEPKSESQAREETQPPFATINSN from the exons ATGCAG AAGTTGCTGCTGGTCCTGGTGGTCCTGATCTCTAGAGTGTCAGGGTCCTCTAAGATGGATGATCATGCCTTAAACCTTACCTCAGTATCCGCGAAGACGTTACCAGCGGTGGAGAACGCTATGAAAGTGAACGAGGGGAGATTAAAGATCGATAATGAGATCAGAAAAAAGTGCGAACCGCAGCCGGACTATCGAGCTTACATAGAGTGCCTTCTGCAGGAGACAAAGCGGAAAAAACGACAGTGCGGTCCGACTTTGTGCGGAGGTTATCAGACGTGTTATGGGAGCAGTTGCATGCCGACTAATCAGCAACAGCAGTCAAACTGTCCGGGAACAGGATGCGCGCAAAACGGACAGCCAACCTGCTCAGGATTTGGCTGCGTCTTCTTCGGGCACAAGTGCCAAGGAAACGGGTGCATCCAGATCGGTGAAACCTGCTACGGAATCGGCTGCACTCCTCCTCAGATTGTCCAGATCGGTACTCCTAGTCAGGTCAAAGAAGGCGCGGAAAACGACGGGAACCAGCCTGCAACTAATAACAGACCCATGGGACAGAATTACGAACTTTTGAATGACAGTGCAGAGATTCCAAATGTACAACCGGAGAACGCTGACGTGACTGCTCTCCGCAAGGAGATTGCGGAAATTAGAGATCAACTGAGGTCCGTTAAGGAGCAGAACGACAGGCTGATCGAGATCACCGAAAAGGCCACGACGCTTATACTGTCTGGTAACGAGGAGCGGGAGAGGGACAGGGACAGGGAATTCGACGAACCGATATTGGCGCACAACTTGACCACCAGTATCGACATCAGCAATTACGTAAACAACACGAACGTCATTAACGTGCCTTCCCAACTTTCGAAGAACGGTGATAATTATCATCGGGAGCGAAGTGAGCCCGACAAAACCGTTCCTGGCTTCAACTCCAACCCATCACA GCTCCAGGGTACCACTGGAAATTCTGCAACCGAAACCAAGTCACACTGCTGTGTCGTCGTGCGGCCTAAGACGTGTCGCACCACTTGGCAGCCTCCATACGTCGTCTGCGGACAGAAGAAGCATCGGACTTGCGGATCGCATTGCTATGGTAAACAAGTCGTTCATAGTCAGGTGCGGCCGGAGTGCGTCAGGAATGCTACTG AAAACTGCGTCAGCTATCATCCCGCTCCCTACGTACCAACTTACCCGGTGTATCCAGCCACCGGTTTTTACCCTCCGACCCCGACGTACTATCCGGTTGTTGGAGCTGCTCAGTATTATCCAGTCTACGCACCGGCACCGATGCCAATTTATGCCCCGGTCTCAGGGCCAATTTACGAACAGCCAACATCGATGCTGTATCCTTCGCAAACGGGGTCCTGGAACCTCGGCGAGGACTCCGATTACGCGGATGAGTGCGAAGACTGCGAAACACAGGAG GGTCAAGTTATAACCGAAGAATGCCCGGACGGAACTGCCGAATGTAACCCAGTTGTGAAAAAGG GTCAGGAAGACGATCGGAACAACTTCGAGGATAGCCTGTCAGTTTCGCAACCAGGACGCGGCGACACGACTTTCGGAAACTCCGTCGAGAAGAGGAAACCCGAAGATCTGAAAACGCTGCCAGAAGAATCTGGGTTCGATCCGTTGGCCCAGCTTCACCAGGTGGGGAAGGAGGCTCAGGCCATCAAGCGATCGGAGGATCAGCTGACCACCTCTTTGGGGATGCTGGAAGAAGCCGTGGAGCTGAAAAGGCTCGAGGAAAAGGATAAAGCGGCGCGGAGCGCAGACGGGGGAAAATCTGAACCCAAGAGCGAAAGCCAAGCCAGAGAAGAAACGCAGCCACCTTTTGCCACGATTAATTCCAATTGA